CAACGAATAAACGGGATTACGAGCTAACTCTATGAGTATCAAGTTCTTACAGATGGTGGACTCTGCGCAGGAGAGCAAACGCGAGTTTGACCTGTCTGTTGTCTACCTCAAGGATTCCCTCCACCAGTCCGTCAAGACCGCTCTGAGCAATACACAGCGGGTTTCCTTCGACACGAACAAGGTCCAAACTACCGGCTGGCTTAAAGGAGCCCTCTCTTATCCTTGGGTTGTAGTCTGCACCATTATTCCCGCAGTCATGGAAATGATTGTGTAATACGATTAGGGAAGGCTTACGCCCTCCCTAAAACAACCTTCCCTGCACAAGAAAAGCCGCGAAATCGCGGCTTTTGCTTTTTTCCTGTATTCTCCAGTATCTATCAACTAGTACCTAAAGAATTCTTACCTATTTCTTCTTTTTACGACGGACACCCCACTTGTCCTTGATTTCTTCTTCGATCTTCCTCTTAGCGTAGCGAACTACCATCTTGAACTGAACCGTATAGACGCCAGTTCCCACAAAGCGTCCGTTGTGATCCTTGAAGTTCCAGTTCACGAACACCTTCTGGTCCGAATTCAAGCAGTTTCCGCCAAACTTCGGACTGTTACAAGGCACCGTGATGACAGTATCATTCACATATTGTCCCAAGTGATCGAAATAGTTAACCACGAAGGAGATGAACACCTTCTCCGGATCCAGAGAATCAAGTACAGAGGGGTCCACAGAGCCGTCGGCAGCTATCTGTGCACGGTCCAGCAACTGCGGCACGAACCTTTCGCCTAGCTGCACCAGGTGACCCAAGGCACCTTCCTTTTCCAAGTCTTCCTTGGTCGTAGAACTGGGCACATAGCGCAGGTTCACAGAACTCATGGTATGCAATACTTCATCCTTGTCATCGAAGGTTCCCATCTTAGTGGATTCCACCAAATGATTCAGCAAGCCTCCAATAATCACCGGCGACGGATCATCTCCGGCAATATTACCGAAGTTATCCTGAATAGCATCCTTACTTCCGCGGACCACCATCAGGGAATCACCGGGCATCACAGTCACCTGACCAGCATCCAAGATCAAAGTGGCAATCATGCCATCTTCGGACCAAGAAATAGACGAGGGAATCAAATCCAAAGTATCCTTGCCGTGGATATAACGGAAGTAATCCCGACCCTCTACCTTCTTAATGGGTTCAGAGAAAGCGACTGCCAATGTATCTGCCTTTTTGCCGTAATTAAGGGTAGCCCCTGCAATAACCGGAGACATCTTATCGGTAACCCTTACAGGATCTTCGTTGACAAAGACCTCTCCAAAGACCGGATAATAGGTGTACACTGTTGCCGGCGGCAAAGATTCACTAATGCTGGTAACTCCCTTGGCTAATGGCGACGGAGAGTAAACGTCCCAAATAACCTTGGTCGGATCCTTGGGATCCAGCTTCAGATACGAAGGTTGAGCCTGCAACTGCACCAACAATCCACGGTCACTATACCAGGGGAAGGTCATATGAAGTTTTTCCAAATCCTCTTTCTTCAATGGCGCCGCATACTTAACTACAACCTGATCCATAACACCATCATAATCCGTATCCCAGTATTCAACAGCATTCACAGCCGGCAAACGATCTACCACTGACACAGGGACATGACGGTCATATTCGTCGGACGTGATGAACGGAGCGTTGCTGAAGGTCACATTGGGATACAAGGAAACACTATCCTTCATGTTCCCTTGAAGTTTCAAGTCTTCTCCCACAAAGATGACAATGTTCTTAGAAGGTAGGTAGACCTTGGAAACTTGGCCAAGTCCAAAGAAGACTTCCTTGCCCTTTTGCTTCATGGCAATCAACATTTCTGGATAGCTCAGATCAATGGGAATAATATCTACGTTGAACTCTACAAACAGGGAGTCCAAACCGCCCTTGGTGGTATCCCTAATGGCATGGGCGGCCTTGATGATATTGGTTCCCAACTCTACTAGCGGAACCTGACGTACATATACGGCTCCGTTGGATTTGTCCCTATAAGTTACCTGAGCATAAGAATTCTCCTCGATATCTTCAGGGAACACCAAGTCAGAAACGTCCTTCAAGATAATCCTGCTCCGATCTCCGTTGAGAGTCGGTACGGTAGCCGAGTTCAACATCACTCCATTAACCACCAGTGAAACGGACATGACATCCACAAACTCTGACAACGTGTCCTGCAATAGGATTTCCACGTAATCCAGCTGGCTGTCCAAATCAGAATCCTTGATCATGGCCACCTTGCCTTCGGGGACCACCGCAAAGAAGTTGATGTTATCAATCACCACAAGCTGTCCAACTTCGTTGGTGACGTAAATTTCACCATTTCTGACAGGATCGTTAGCCGTCACATAGATGGTAACACTTCCATCGGCATTGACCTTAATTGAATCACCAGGAGCCGGATTATTAGGATCTATCAGAACCAATCCGGACGGTGTCGTAAAGGTCAGAGAATCTACGTTATCACCAAAGTATTCCTTCACCTTGTCCGCACTCAGTGTTATAGCCACCACATCTCCGACCTTGGCCGAATCGATATTGGCGTTCTGACGGAAGTCCAAAGAGATATCCGTGGGGTTGTTGTCCACATAGTACACATTCTCACCGATAGTCACCGTACCGGGGTCACCGGGCTTCTTGTCGTCGGCAGGCACCAGAACACCCGCATTCTGGACTACAGAATCGCCCTTGTCATAATCGTCCCAAGACGGGTTGACATATCCACCGCCAGCTGAGCTATACCCGAAATCCTCACCGCCACCATTGGGGCTGTAGTTTCCAGTACTGCTGCTAAACAGAATTCCTCCGCCACTGCCTTCGTCGCTGCTAGAAGAGCTACTAAACAACTCTCCTCCTCCCCCCTGGCTACTGCTGGAGCCATTGCTTTCAGAGGAGCCTTCGCTATTGGAAGAGGAACCATTACTATCCGAAGAACCCGTGCTACTAGAAGAGTCCCCACTACCAGAAGACCCCTCGCTGCCGGAAGAAGAATCATTGCTATCCGAAGAATCCGTGCTACTAGAGGATTCTCCACTATCGGAGGAGCCATCGCTGTCGGAAGAAGAATCGCTGCTATCCGAAGAATCCGTGCTACTAGAAGATTCCTCACTACCGGACGACCCCTCGCTATTAGAAGATGTCCCCTGGCTGCTAGACGACTGGTTACTGCTAGAAGATTCATTCCATTCTTCTTGTGAACTGAGTCTTTCCCAACTACTTGAAGAAACATCGCCAATGGTACTTGCGCTAGAACGGGCGATTTTAATTTTGTCCAAAGGAGCCAAATCGTCTAGGAAGTTATCTATCCACTGCATGTGGGCAAGCACATTGTTATCGATAAGACGTTGCGGATTTGCCGCATAGTCTATGAAAATCACATGTCCAGTGTTACTAGCCACAAACAAGTGGCCATGGCCATCGACCGTTCCCTGGTCCAGGCGCCAACCCACCGTGGGAGTGGCCCCATTTCTGTTTGTACCACCATCGCAATAGCCGGATTGACCGGAATTGCCCCATTCACCTGTCGTAGGGTCGGCTTTCTGCCTGCAGGAGGGAGTACGGGGACCGGAAAGGTGAGTCGTGTCTTCCGGGAAAAAGAAGGTGCGCAGGTTAATTTCGGCAAGCACCCTAGCCTTCATCTGGCCTCCTTCCCTGTAAGGTTCAATCTGCACAATTTTAGAACCGCCAAAGATAAAGATGGTGTTTGAATAGGGGTCGTATGTTCCGCCATGGGCTCCTTCCAGGGAATCAATAAGGGTTATTTTCCCAAGGCCAATGACCACGGAATCCCCTACGTGCCCCAAGTATTTCGCCGAATCTGCGGCATTGTTGATTTTTTTCCATGTAGTATCCGTAAAATAACCGAAGTGGGAGCCCGCCCTCCACTGTTTTCTCAGGTCTTCGCTACAAGCAACACCATTCAGGTCCGTTTCACATCCGCCGCCTGCATAGTTTGAATAGGTATAAAAGGCATTACCTTCGCCGTCCCATATCACGGTAGTAACCTGCTTAATATTCTTGTTGCGGTCCGGCAGGCTCTTGTAGGGTTCCTTGGCGGGCGTCCTCAATTCCACCTGATAACCCACATTGGACAATCCCCCGTCATTCGTGTTGTCCAGGGCGTAACGGACCAGGGGCCCCGGCATACCGTCGGCCCAAACAAACTTGTGGTTCGGGTCCACCATCACGTGCCAGTAGCCCTGGGTACTTCCCGTTCCCGAATTTTCCGTCTTGTAGTTCGCAGGGGAGGTCTTTGCCACACAGGTGTTGGCATTGGTGCTTCCGCTATTCTTTTTTATCTTGTGAAGTCTTGCGCCCTGACCAGCCACAATCAGGTCACCGTCCGGGTGGTGCATAATGCCGTCGGCACCGTTTGAATGGCACAGGTCCTTCTTGTTTAAAAGCCTCAAGTACCCCAGGCCGTCATAGAAGTAGTCAATACTCTTGACACGGTCGGTGCCGATGTACTTGGTATAATAGAGGGTGGCGTTCGTGGAAGGCTGTTCCACGATTTCGCCAATCTGCTGAATCCAGATGCCTGTCGCCGGGTTTTCCGGAGCTCCCGACGGAGTTGCGACTCCGGCAAGTGCAAGCGTCACTGCCGAAAGAATCGCCGTTGTCAAGTTTCTTGCCATCTTTTTCATAGCACTACCCTCTGAAAGGTTTTAGTCCCCAAGGCTCATTCCGCCCTTGCCGGCACGGATACCCCAGTTGTAAATCCTTTCAACTTTAAAATTGTCCTTTGCGCCGTAAACATTGATCTTGAACTGCGCAACATAAACACCTACACCGACCTTACGGCCTTCGCTAGAGCGCATGTTCCAGCGCACATACATCTTCTTGGCATGCTCAAAGCAGTTGCCTTCAAAAGCCTTGTCACTGCACTTTATCTTGTTCGAGGCGCCACCGACATAGGCACCCAAATTGGTAAACACCTTCAGTTCCCAAGAGAGGCCCACATCGTCCAGGTTCATCTTAGAAACACCCGTAGAGTCCTCTCCCATGACGGTCGCAAAACTGATGTCCATCAGAACTCCGAGAGACTTTTTCATCTCTTCGTCCATAGGTTCGTCGGCATTGACAAAGCGTTCCGTAAAGGCCGCCTTGTCCGCCAACAAGACGGCGCGGTCCAGACTGGCAAGGGAGGTGGATTGCATCAGCACGCGGGGGTCGCCCTTGACCATCGTCGGCTGAGAATTGGGAGACACCCCATTGCCATCCAGGTCTGTAATCTTTGCCTTGTCAAAGTCAAACTTTATGGAATCCGCCGGGTTCAGGCGCTCCGCGAGGGGCACGCCGTTTTCCAGGTGGAGCTTTACGGACTTGCCGTCCTTGCTCCATTCCAGAGAACTGAAGGGAATAGACACCCATTCTCCGTCCACCTTGAACTTGAAGCAATCGGACAGGGCCGTCAAGTCCTCCAAAGCCTTCTTGTCCACAGGTTCAGAGAAGGAGATGGTCAGCACGTCGGCTTCCATCTTCTGGAAGGACTCCGGCTCCAGGAAGGTTCCCGAAATCACGGGAGACATGCGGTCGTGCATGGTGCAATCGTAGGTTTCCATCTTGGTGGTGCCGTCCGCCTGGACCACGGGCTTTGTGACCTTGGCAAAGCCGTACTTGAGGCTATCCACATCGATGCCGGCAGTATCCACATAGGTGAGCATCCGCTGCACGTCGAACTTGGTGGTATCCACCGTAATGGAGAGTACTAGGCCGTCCTTGGAAAGCTTCACGAAGTTGGTGTCCGTCAGGTCGGGCTTGATTTCCAGCACGTTGCCCTGATTATCCATCCAGTACAGCACCACTTCCATATCTTCCAGGTCCTTCTTGGAAATGGGTTCCTTGAAGGCCACCGTGGCACTGTCCATACGGCCGTCACCGTTTTTGTCGTAGAAGCCGTTCCGTTCGTCATCCACGTAGTTCTTGCCCGAATTGGTAATCTTCACGGGGTTGTTCTTGCCCGTCTTGTTGCCGTCGGCAGCCTTGATAAGCCCGTCGGGGCACTTGTCCTTGGCGCAAGAGGTGGCCAGTTCCAACTCGCCTCCCACCTGGACGGAATTCTTGGGCACCTTGAACTTCCAAATGCGGTCGTTTCCACCGACGCCCTTTTCTACCGCCGTCATGGACAGGGGGACGCCATCCAGGAGGAAACCGCTACCCGAGGTCCAAGACGTATCCAGAGGTTTATTGAAGCTGAGAATCACATAATCATAGTCACCGTCACCCGGTTCAAGGGTTGCCGTCTGGATAACCGGGCCAATGCGGTCCTGAATAGCGGTAGAAAGGTTTCCGCTGGCACCAGACACCGTAGACGAGGCATCCACCTTCAGGTTCCCCTGGCCCTCGCCATCGGGAATCGTAGTCTTTACGCCGGTGAGCTCAGCCAGGTGACCGTCCAGGGTAAAGTCCCCGCTGAAATCCGTGTAGTCACCGCCCGTGGGCCAGTTATACTGGAAATTCTCCAGAGAAACCCCGTTCATCTGGCCGTTAAAGTAGGCCGCAATGCTATCGCCTACACCGTCACCGTCGGTATCGTAGATGAAGGCGCTATCCAGGGAGGGCAGTCCGTAGTTCACAAACTGCAGGTTACCGGGGAACTCTTCCTTGGTGCGGAAAACCGTACTGTCAGGCTTCGGGTTGTAGATAGAAGATTCCAGGGTAAAATTCACGTCGGAAATAGCCTTGTCCGACGTCACCAGGAAAGACGACCTGGACTCGGAAAGCTGACCTATGTAGTATTTCGTGCCATTGATCGTCCCATGGCCCATAGGCGTTTTTGCCGGCGTCAAGAACTTTAGGTCTTCGTGCTTTGAGGAAAGGAAGTATTGCAAATCCTTGGCAAGAGTATCCAGCTTGCCTTTCGAGGGGCCAAGGGGTATTACCGACTGAACATAGACCGGCAGCGTATCACCCACGTTCAGCTGGATGTTCGAAATATCGGAGATGACCTCCTTGCAGTCGGCATCTTCGCAGAACTGAAACTCCGGCACGTAGAAGTTGTAGACATAGATGACGTTGACATCCTGCATGGATGAGTTGACGGAAACCCCTAGAGGGGCGTTGGAAACGGTCCAATGCCCCGTTACACCGGTGACCACGTAGCCATTATTGTCAGAAGTGAACATCTGGCCGTTGGCGACGACATCACTTCCCACCGTAAACACAATGGTATCGGATCCCGCATTGGGGGCATAAACGTACAAGGGCGCGTTTTTAAGGCGATTCCCGCTTTTTGGAGGATCTTCTACATAGAGCCCTATCATCTGTCCCACATCCAGGGGCAGGTAAACGCAGCGGGAATCCGGCTTAGCATCGTTAATGCAGTCTCCACTATAGTTCACGCCGGCAAAACCCCATGCCGCCATCAGCAGCAGGGTGCTTACAAATAGGAACAACCCATTTTGTCGTTTTGCCAACATACCATCCTCGCTCTTTTTGCGCAACAACAAACACGCCCAATTACAAGCCTGGGCACTTACATCTCTAAAAATATGTTTTTTTATGGGCAAGGGTATTTTTTTTGCCGAGGACACGGCCCGATTTGAGGCCTAAATCACACTTTTCTAGAATCCGAATTCAAGGCGAATTATTCCAAGTTGGAATATAAATCGGCCACTACGGAGTCCATAAAGAGCCAGCCGTCGCCTTCGAGCACAAGGTGCGACCCCTGCCGTTTCAAGAAGCCCCGTTCCATCCAGCGGGAAACTGTTTTTTCCGAGAGGCGAACGCCCAGATGTTGCAAGGCGTCTATGTCCAGGCCGTACTTTGTTCGTAATGAAAGCTGGATAAGTTCCGCCACCTGCTCGTCGTGGCCGATAGGGTCTTTCGACAGCTGGCTTTCCGGGCAGCCCGCCTGTACATAGCGGCGCCACTCCGGATAACGATCGGGAGCGTGGAACCGGACGCCCTCAAAGAAGGCGTTGGCCGAAGGGCCAAAGGCAAGGTATTCACCCCGGCGCCAGTAATTCAGGTTGTGAAGGCTTTCCTCTCCCGAGCGTGCAAAGTTGGATACCTCGTAACGTTCGAAGCCCTTAGATTCGAGTAGCTTGACCCCTTCACGGTACATGTCGCCGTACAGGTCCTCGTCCACCTGTAACTCGCCTTTTTCTAGGCGGTGGCCGAGCCTTGTGCGAGGGTCTACCTTAAGGCCGTAAAAACTGATATGGCCCAGCGGGTAGGCCGACAATCTGTCCAGGTCTTCCAAAAATTGCGACACCGTCTGCACCGGTAGATTGAACATCAGGTCTGCCGTGACCCTCAGGTTTTCTTGAGACAAGAGGCGCTCCAGGGCGGCAAGGCCTGCCTCCGGAGTGTGCCTACGGCCCACCGCCTGCAAAAGCTCCGGCCTAAAGGTCTGTAGTCCGAGGCTTGCCCGGGTAACGCCATTTTCTAGCGCTACGGCTAGCCGCTCCTGGTCGCAAGATTCCGGATTGAACTCCATGGTGGATTCCTTCAACCGCCGAAGAGGCACTCCGGCACCGTCCAATATGGAAAAAAGCCGAGCCAGTTTCTCCGGAGACAGGATAGACGGAGTTCCGCCCCCAAGATAGAGGGTTTCCACCTGTTCTAAGGCTCCTGGATGCCGCTCCGAAAAGGCAGAAATTTCCTGCGAAAGCAGGCCCAGGTACTCCACGTGGAGCCGATCCGGCCCCTGGATAGTGAAAAAATCGCAATAATCGCAGATTTTTTCACAAAAGGGGATATGGATATAGAGACCCAGCATTTCTTAAAAATACATTATAGTTGTTGCCCACGGGGGAAAATAATGTAAATTAGTTATGAGTTATGAGTGGTGAGGTTCGAGGTGCTTCTTCTATAACTGAAAACTCATAACTGATGACTGACTACTATTTCCGAGATTTGATTGATGGACAAAGCAACGAAAGACAAAATCAAGAGTTTTTTGAAAAAAAGGGCGCCCCTGTGGGTGTTCTTGACCCTTGCGACCATCATCTTTTTCTTATCATCCACCCTCCTGATGGGTGAATCCTACAAGGATATCATCCTCATCGCCATGATCTGGGCGCTTCCACTCTTTATCCACTAGACCTATGGCTGCTATTACCCGACAGACACAGCGAAAGTTCAGGGCCGTATGCTTCTACGTGCTCTGCTGGATGGGCGTAGCCATCGGTATCTCTATGCTGGAGATGTATCGGGACCAGGGTGACTTGTCTATAGAGCCGCTCCTGCTCATGCTGCAGT
The genomic region above belongs to Fibrobacter sp. and contains:
- the hemW gene encoding radical SAM family heme chaperone HemW encodes the protein MLGLYIHIPFCEKICDYCDFFTIQGPDRLHVEYLGLLSQEISAFSERHPGALEQVETLYLGGGTPSILSPEKLARLFSILDGAGVPLRRLKESTMEFNPESCDQERLAVALENGVTRASLGLQTFRPELLQAVGRRHTPEAGLAALERLLSQENLRVTADLMFNLPVQTVSQFLEDLDRLSAYPLGHISFYGLKVDPRTRLGHRLEKGELQVDEDLYGDMYREGVKLLESKGFERYEVSNFARSGEESLHNLNYWRRGEYLAFGPSANAFFEGVRFHAPDRYPEWRRYVQAGCPESQLSKDPIGHDEQVAELIQLSLRTKYGLDIDALQHLGVRLSEKTVSRWMERGFLKRQGSHLVLEGDGWLFMDSVVADLYSNLE